In Acholeplasma equirhinis, the following proteins share a genomic window:
- the rlmN gene encoding 23S rRNA (adenine(2503)-C(2))-methyltransferase RlmN, with the protein MTLIYDLTFEELEEFIVEKGFPKYRAGQVWHWIYVQKIDYFNQMNNVPQGLVDVMTENFTFDSMELVIKNVSDDGTIKFLYDLHDANLIETVLMKHNYGMSACVTTQVGCNIGCSFCASGVLKKQRDLSAGEIVGQIIKTEKDSGVRISSIVIMGIGEPFDNYKNLVKFFKIVNHPKGLAIGARHITVSTSGLVPKIKEFAHLGLQVNLAVSLHAPNNEIRSKLMKINDRFKVEEVIDAIKYYIQVTNRRVTIEYIMIQEVNDSVETAKELAALLKGMNVYVNLIPYNKVKEAPWERSTLERREAFYKVLKDNKITAVLRREQGHDINAACGQLRSQHL; encoded by the coding sequence ATGACACTAATTTATGATTTAACATTTGAAGAACTCGAAGAGTTTATTGTCGAAAAAGGTTTCCCAAAATATCGTGCGGGCCAAGTTTGGCATTGGATTTATGTCCAAAAAATTGATTATTTTAATCAAATGAATAATGTACCACAAGGTTTAGTTGATGTAATGACAGAAAACTTTACATTTGACTCAATGGAACTTGTGATTAAAAACGTCTCAGATGATGGTACAATTAAATTCCTTTATGATTTACATGATGCAAATTTAATTGAAACAGTTTTAATGAAACACAATTACGGTATGAGTGCTTGTGTAACCACCCAAGTTGGTTGTAACATTGGTTGTTCATTCTGTGCATCAGGTGTCTTAAAGAAACAAAGAGATTTGTCAGCTGGAGAAATTGTTGGTCAAATTATTAAGACTGAAAAAGATTCAGGTGTAAGAATTTCAAGTATCGTTATTATGGGTATTGGTGAACCATTTGATAACTATAAGAACTTAGTCAAATTCTTTAAAATTGTAAACCATCCAAAAGGTTTAGCAATTGGTGCAAGACATATTACAGTCTCAACATCAGGCTTAGTTCCAAAAATTAAAGAATTTGCACATTTAGGTCTTCAAGTGAACTTAGCTGTTTCACTGCATGCACCAAATAATGAAATTCGTTCTAAGTTAATGAAAATCAATGATCGTTTTAAAGTTGAAGAAGTTATTGATGCAATTAAATATTACATTCAAGTAACGAACCGTCGTGTAACAATTGAATATATTATGATTCAAGAAGTAAACGACTCAGTAGAAACTGCAAAAGAACTTGCAGCACTTCTTAAGGGCATGAATGTTTATGTCAACTTAATTCCGTATAACAAAGTTAAAGAAGCACCATGGGAACGTTCAACACTTGAACGTCGTGAAGCTTTCTATAAAGTTTTAAAAGATAACAAGATTACTGCAGTACTTCGTCGTGAACAAGGTCATGACATTAATGCGGCTTGTGGTCAATTAAGAAGTCAACATCTATAA